AAGGAGATCAGCAAGAATAAGTGGGAAGGTCAAGGCAACACCATCACCAGAAAAGGAGACCCCTAAGAAGCGGGGCCGAAAAACACCCAGCTCAAACAAGGACAAAAAGGAAACTGAATCTCCTGCTGAAAAAGGTGAAGCTGAGAAAGAACAAATGAAAGATGCAGATGGAGCTGGAGATGGGAATGAAAATGCTGATGCAGAAAACCAGAATGACTTGCCCAAGGAAAATCGGATTGAGAAAGAAAATGAAGGGCCTGAAGAGACAAAGCATGCTGACACGAATATGGAAGAAGCCGCTGGACAGGATGCCAGTGAAAAGAAGGAAGTAAAGAATACAGAGGATGGAAAAGAAGCTGGTGGTTCTGAAGAGATGAAGAATGCTGACACAAATATGGAAGAAGCCGCTGGACAGGCGGCCAGTGAAGAGAAGGAAGTAAAGAATACGGAGGATGGAAAAACAGCTGGTGCCAGTGAAGAGAAGGAAATAAAGATTACGGAGGAGGGAAAAACAGCTGGTGGTTCTGAAGATGTGAAGCTTGAAAATGAGGTTCAGCAGCAGGACAATGTGGAGAACAAACCTGCAGAAGAAGCTGGTTCTGGTGAAGTCTCTGCAGAAACTGTGGTCGAGAAGGAGAATGTTGCAGGTGACAAGGAAATCCCAGATGCTGAAACCATAGAAGCTGGTTCTGGTGAAGGCTCTGCAGAAAAGGTTGCTGAAATTGTGGTCGAGGAGAATGTTAAGGAAATCCCAGATACTACAACCATAGAAGCTAATGGGGGAGCGAAGCAAGAGAATGCTAATGGAACTACCCCTGCAACTGAGGGAGAAGGGGACCGCAACATTCCTATAGATGATGAAGCCATGGCAACAGGTGGTGAAATTGCAGAAAATGGCAAGATTAACCAAAGCGGGCGAAGTGATTCCCTGCCATCTGCTGTGAGCTGCTAAAAGTACTAGTACTGTCCACATGATGTGTAGTCCTGTTGTAATAGCTCTTACCCTTCCCTTTTGGATTAATTGGATGACTGTAACATGAATGTGCCTTCTAGATTTTGTTGTATGTTAGTAAATTTAATGTACGTAGGCGCTCTCAGATTGATTAGGTGTTAGTTTTTTAAACTTCTCACATTGTTCATGTTGTAGAATTTTGAACATTTCTCAACTGGTGTTAGTGACTATAAACTAAAGTATTAATGTTATTAAGTTAAATGTTTATTGTGACATTATGGTGGATGAATTGCTCAATACCAAATTTGTGCTCTTGACAGTAATTTCTACTTTGTGTGACTTTATCATAGACTGTATTTGTATAGGAATTTACTAAAACTTTCTTT
The window above is part of the Euphorbia lathyris chromosome 3, ddEupLath1.1, whole genome shotgun sequence genome. Proteins encoded here:
- the LOC136222366 gene encoding methyl-CpG-binding domain-containing protein 11, translated to MEAKEEVISVELSAPPSWKKMYLPKRAGTPRKSEIMFIAPTGEEINNRKQLEQYLKSHPGNPAISEFDWGTGETPRRSARISGKVKATPSPEKETPKKRGRKTPSSNKDKKETESPAEKGEAEKEQMKDADGAGDGNENADAENQNDLPKENRIEKENEGPEETKHADTNMEEAAGQDASEKKEVKNTEDGKEAGGSEEMKNADTNMEEAAGQAASEEKEVKNTEDGKTAGASEEKEIKITEEGKTAGGSEDVKLENEVQQQDNVENKPAEEAGSGEVSAETVVEKENVAGDKEIPDAETIEAGSGEGSAEKVAEIVVEENVKEIPDTTTIEANGGAKQENANGTTPATEGEGDRNIPIDDEAMATGGEIAENGKINQSGRSDSLPSAVSC